A stretch of DNA from Staphylococcus equorum:
ATTGGTTTATTTTTAACAGAATCAGGTGAAATACACGCAGTTCATAATGTATGTCCTCATAAACAGGGACCACTTTCAGAAGGTACGGTAAGCGGTGAATTTGTATATTGTCCTTTGCATGATCAAAAAATAGATTTGAAAACGGGACTCGTTCAGTCACCAGATACTGGATGTGTGGATGTTTACGATGTAGAAATTCATAATGGAGCTGTATATATATGCCATTAAACACTTATGGCAAGGTATATCTCGTAGGTGCTGGACCTGGGCAGCCTGAATTATTAACAAGAAAGGCCGAGCGTCTTATTCGAAGTGCAGATATCATTTTGTATGACAGATTAGTCAATCCGTTCATTTTACAATTAGTAAGACCAGAAATTGAAATAATAAATGTGGGTAAGGAAGCATACCGTAAGCATATTCAACAAAAAGTTATAAATGAAAAATTAATTTCAGCTGCAAAGCACCATAAATGTGTTGTTAGATTAAAGGGTGGGGATCCTGCAATTTTT
This window harbors:
- the nirD gene encoding nitrite reductase small subunit NirD, translating into MKALEKIKVATVDELVPLVGKKVIINDIEIGLFLTESGEIHAVHNVCPHKQGPLSEGTVSGEFVYCPLHDQKIDLKTGLVQSPDTGCVDVYDVEIHNGAVYICH